A genome region from Maniola jurtina chromosome 22, ilManJurt1.1, whole genome shotgun sequence includes the following:
- the LOC123876618 gene encoding outer dynein arm-docking complex subunit 4-like — MEEKQLYGALTVYRERGAYLRRLEQFEKAKAAYDEAYNNVSDDVRLLIGRSQVCADAVQPAQAYSDAELALKLEPHNMNARNMQARAMYTMSDFERSVVMNYRGARHRRQPPYFIEGINQGLETIQDCIGVNAGTVMLDFLPLIKQMEARAGSFDDDEPRKQLHVSRIPKPERKKKLTQMEARKHLTLARVLAMKYLGPMAYDKFFLQGLTEDERLKSANSAGSIALKTIVNEALRSLSKRQDMLRSQRPYYTIKLAEKAESKHQDKYKEAVLIKEREIGARTSERLLKQIEKSLRENRIMDLIAQAERMQMFLDVKTPRTLPDKETYTDRLYRAVGEGYLAQHRLSYTLSERGNRRRIAFLMGLPVGRPKSFDSVMANYPYKFIDIKQATAKVKATLEMCENSTMKCWLMYELARLLCTQKNYALAKFYAKRCQREAQEISNVTWWLNGCFVLMSGDMQQGNSNEVRIQVVEAYEFSKKMQDPERVQAFLAKCAEMAAETVTADERKAIIQRERQIVSVMDEGQAVETQVLFKRMSTVPPGRRFAVLPRKPEAVATQAERKRRRQRGLSVIPGPERTLPPSPKSDTLGFQIFDL; from the coding sequence ATGGAGGAAAAACAACTTTATGGAGCTTTAACAGTGTATCGAGAAAGGGGCGCTTATTTAAGACGACTTGAACAGTTCGAAAAAGCTAAGGCCGCCTACGATGAAGCCTACAATAATGTCTCTGACGACGTCCGTCTGCTTATTGGTCGCAGTCAGGTATGTGCTGATGCGGTGCAACCTGCTCAAGCGTATTCAGACGCGGAACTGGCGCTCAAACTGGAGCCTCACAACATGAACGCCCGCAACATGCAAGCTCGAGCGATGTACACTATGTCAGACTTTGAAAGGTCAGTCGTGATGAATTATAGAGGTGCCAGGCATCGAAGACAGCCACCCTATTTTATAGAAGGGATCAATCAGGGCCTCGAAACTATTCAAGACTGTATTGGAGTTAACGCGGGGACTGTGATGTTGGATTTTTTACCTCTAATTAAGCAAATGGAGGCAAGGGCAGGTAGCTTTGATGATGACGAACCCCGGAAGCAGTTACATGTTTCTCGGATACCAAAGCCAGAACGAAAGAAAAAACTTACTCAAATGGAAGCGCGAAAACATTTAACCCTAGCTCGGGTCCTAGCTATGAAATACTTAGGACCGATGGCATATGACAAATTTTTTCTTCAAGGTCTTACCGAAGATGAACGTTTAAAGTCTGCGAATTCAGCTGGAAGTATAGCGTTAAAAACAATCGTTAATGAAGCGTTAAGGTCTCTTAGTAAGAGACAAGATATGTTACGATCACAGCGTCCTTATTATACCATAAAACTAGCTGAAAAGGCTGAATCGAAACATCAAGATAAATATAAGGAGGCCGTGTTAATAAAAGAACGAGAAATAGGTGCTCGAACATCTGAAAGACTATTGAAACAAATTGAGAAGAGCCTGCGTGAGAACCGTATTATGGATTTGATTGCACAGGCAGAGCGTATGCAAATGTTCTTAGATGTTAAAACTCCACGTACGTTACCCGATAAAGAGACATATACTGATCGCTTGTACCGTGCTGTAGGAGAAGGTTATTTAGCCCAACATCGCCTGTCGTATACCCTGAGCGAACGAGGAAACCGGCGTCGTATCGCTTTTCTTATGGGTTTACCGGTTGGACGTCCAAAGTCATTTGATTCAGTTATGGCAAACTATCCTTACAAGTTTATTGATATAAAACAAGCTACTGCGAAAGTCAAAGCTACTCTGGAAATGTGTGAAAACTCAACTATGAAATGTTGGTTAATGTACGAATTAGCACGATTACTATGTACTCAAAAGAACTATGCTCTAGCAAAGTTCTATGCGAAACGGTGCCAACGGGAGGCTCAAGAAATAAGCAATGTCACTTGGTGGCTGAATGGCTGTTTTGTACTAATGAGCGGGGATATGCAGCAAGGTAATTCGAATGAAGTGCGAATCCAAGTAGTGGAAGCATATGAGTTTTCGAAGAAGATGCAAGATCCCGAACGCGTTCAAGCCTTTTTAGCAAAATGCGCAGAAATGGCAGCAGAAACTGTCACCGCGGACGAAAGAAAAGCAATAATACAGCGTGAGAGACAAATTGTAAGTGTAATGGACGAAGGGCAAGCTGTCGAAACGCAAGTGTTATTCAAAAGAATGTCTACTGTGCCTCCTGGCAGACGCTTTGCGGTTTTGCCGCGTAAACCTGAAGCTGTTGCCACACAAGCTGAACGTAAGCGACGACGACAGAGGGGACTATCTGTTATACCAGGCCCTGAACGGACTTTACCCCCTTCCCCAAAATCTGATACACTAGGTTTCCAGATATTCGATTTATAG